The Silene latifolia isolate original U9 population chromosome X, ASM4854445v1, whole genome shotgun sequence genome contains the following window.
AATCGAGATAATAGTTCTTGGaccaaaccttattatgattTGTTCCTTCaaggaatactacctcagggaaggcatgaagcaagggcttttaagATTAGAGCTTCAACCTAtactattatcaataacactttatttaagAGGTCGCAGGCCGGACCATATTTGAGATGTTTAGAACCTGATGAAGCTAAACAAGTACTCCAAGAAAaacacgatggacactgtggcaaccataaaggaggaaagagcctggcaagtaaagtactcaggacaggctactactggccaaCACTGAGGGCTGATTGCTTAGAATACtgttcaaaatgtgaagcctgtcaagttcatgcaccaataatacatcagccatctgaacttcttcactcaatttctgcaccctggccattcatgaaatggggcatggatattgtagcGAAGttgcctgtagctccaggacataaagtattcatgttggctatcaCTGATTAATTCTCCAAATGGATCGAAGCTGACTCTTTTAGGCAGGTAACCgaaaaggaagtaatatccttcatcaggacgaaTATTATCTGCAGATATGGAGTTCCATCAGAgatagtatgtgacaacggaacccaatttgtggggaaaaagactaaaacattttgccaagaatggaatattaaCCTGGTCACATCAACCCCTgaatatccaaaagctaatggtcaggctgaatccagcaacaaggtAGTTATAAGCTGCTTAAAGAAGAAACTGAAGAGAAAACGAGggagatgggctgaagaactcccactagtgctatgggcagacaggacaactccaaagacaccgacaggccaaacaccctattctttggtgtatggctgtgaagctgtcatccctGCAGAAGTTCGGATAccaacatcaagatatagcctgaacaatGTCGAAGCAAACAGCAGCCAAATGCAAGATAACCTAGTTTTGACAGAAGAACTacgagacgctgccaaaatcaggctggcatcatatcaacaagcagtagccagaacttacaacaaaaatgtcaggattagagtcttcagggaaggagaccCTGCCCTACGAAAAgttttttcaaacaaaaaagaaaaatcagcaggaaagcttgcccctacatgggaaggcccttacttaattgactcAATCGTCGAAcgaggagcatacaggctccaaacactagaaggagaaatgatcccaagatcttggAATGTAACACATTTGAAATTATTCCATGTATAAATTCTATGTCAGGCCCAAATCAGGTAAAAAACTATATCTTTACTATCAGTGATTCAACCTGACGTGCTATCTGAAAAACTACATGTTTCATATGTTCTATGTGCAATCCATGTCTATATATGCaactaacccaatttctcttatttttgaatcctgaacaattatacatgataaatgtttatatgcataaatattcaggattgagggctactctactgtacATCAGACTTCCCATTTAtgtactttttttaaaaaaaaaaacttttgcacttaactgtgcctaaagagttggtaaccatcaccggatacagtaaatagtaggaccaatcaggcatgaaataattgcctgacctgactaaatTTGCTGCATACATCtaaaccggctggacgcagcaagacggtacaacggtgttttatcccgaccatcaatCTAACAAGCCCTCCTGTCAGGCCGAGTAGCAAGCCCTCCTGTccggcaggggacataagccctcctgtcaggccggttctcccaccccttcaaccattatggcAAAAACCATACATCGTTGAATTACTTACGATGGCTTCAATCGCAGGACAGGTTCAAAAATCTAACAGGTTAACAGAATCAAGATTGAAACGGGGTTCACAGGCTCAAAAGAAAACCAAAAACAACGAAACATCTGGAAATAAGCAAAATAAGCCAGTAGAGGCCATTACCataataaagcccttaccccctggggcaaaggcaccaaaatattcgTCAAGGCCAGGGATAACCTCCCTGACCCACTCAAGAAGCAAGAAAATAAGATTGTTTGCCCAGGGACACCCCCCTGAATGGGCCAATACCATCAAAGAAATTTAAAATTACTGCTCCCCTTTGGAAACAGTACCAACGCTTCCACTCTTGGCCTGATCAGcctcagcatcaacatcctgctcccctggataATCAATCTCCTGTTTATTGCCCATGTTATGAAGGTCAGGATACTTAGAAGCATCGAAGGCCATCTCAGCTTTAGGGTTCCAATTTGCCCTGGCCTccacaggctccgacatagcagccaTTTTCCCCTTGATATAAAAGTACAGGGAGGCATCGTCAAGCTTgaactccaaatcatccctctccaGGGTAAGCTCCTCATTGTTGTCCAACGCCTCCTGCAAAAGTTGCTTGCTTGAGCCTGCCTCAGCCTtggcagcatccctctcagcctgcaccttTGCCAAATCAGCAACCCTTGCAGCCAGGTCAGCCCGAGCAAAATTCAGTTCAgacttcagcctatcataatctgatctcataaGATTAATCCTGgccaccaaagaagtagcctgataagcGTTATGGAGACAGGCTGCAGCACCCTGAACAGAAACAAGAATAGTATAAGTATTATGTTATAATAGTAATAAACACCTCCCTGACTGGGGCAGACAGATCGACCTCCTCCACTTTCCTCttctgggctgctgaacttgtttcaacGGGGGCAACAGGAGTAGTAGAAACCTTGGGAGTAGCAGGCAATTCAGTTAAATCAATGACAGGTTCAGCATCATCACCTCCCTGGGAACTCTCCTCCTTGACCTTGGCCAGCCTGGTagaaaggtcagccataccaaacctggcaacgCGAGTGGATGATCTAGTAGCTATAACACGagacactatattagcaataaagacaggctatcatgaaaaagccaaaatgaaaagaaaagaaagaacaaaatagacTTACTGCCTAAAGTAGAAGCACTGGCAGCTTTTGAAGGCTTTGGCACTCTGGCAACCCCTTTAGTCTTCAGGCAACGAGTGAGATGACCAGCCCCACAATAAAGAGGCCAGGTCCTTTCCATTTGAGGAATAGCAAGAAAAGTAGAAATATTTGCAGTAGGGTACTCaatttcagtaacccaatcatcaactgcggACAAGGGAGGTATAActcattttaatttatttatttattttaacacTAACAAATAAACTTGCAGCACAAAAGGAAAAGCCAAGAGTACTCACCACCAACAAAAGCATCGTAGTTCAAATACGCCAGATCAaggcccacagaattggtcctgataaacatgtacccagcagcccagttCTTATCATGACCGCTATCAAGATTGCTGAGAAGAGGGGTAGTAGAAGGCCTGACCTTGAAGCTAATGCGGCCAGGATTGTTGGTCTTGACAGCATAACAAGCCTTTAAGTCCTCCAAAGAGAAGGAAATATTGTGTTTCTTGCAGAGATATTCAACAGAGCAGACcaccttccacaccataggcatcagcTGATAGGAAGGCACACCAATTTCTTTAATGACGTCCACCATAAGTGGAGAGAAAGGAAGCTTGCAATCAgccctgaaggcccagtcatgaatacagaaccaactaGGACACGCCCAGTCAGCCCTGACAGGGGAGTTTTCAGGAATCCAGACTTCGGAATCGGCGGGaatgattcccttatccttcagCACCTTTTCAAATTCGGGTTTCAGGCGGTTTGAAAGAGACTGGTCATCTTTCAGAGCTTTTGTGGGTTTGAATTCAAATTCACCATGGAAAATTGAAATCatctcgagaggagaatcaattggtttttcaaccataagaggttgagcagcagaagaTGAAGGGAGATTTTCAGAGGTGGTTTCTTCAGGGTTCTGAACGAATGGAGTTCCAGGAGACATCACTCCCCTGGAAGATTTCTTTTTTTGTGGCCATTATTGAAAAGTTGTTGAAAATTTGTCGAGGATTGAAATCTAgaaattaaggaacttgaagAAGAAGATTATTAGAAGAGAATAGAGCGGATTTTGGTGAAGATCAATTCAATGAAGTAAAAGGGTATTTATACTcggtgaaattagggtttcaaccgcaacttGCAAAAGTAATTATTGAAGAGGTTGCAGTAATTGCAACACGCGTCAGTAAACCGCCAACTAGCCGTTACAGGATCCAATCAGTCATAATCCAACCGTTGTAAGCAGTTTTCCTAAGTTAAAAGCTATCTCCTTATTTCTAGCCTGACCTAGCGaagataaggagataaggggcaattgttaggcctggaaattcgCAAATATCCTAGGATGATATTCTACCCCGACCTGACCATCCGGGAGTCAGGACATCAATCTACCAGGACACAGAGAGATAGGAGCcaagccatggagaggacaacggtcaaaatgtCAGGACGATATTTGACCAGAAGATTATATTATAGACAAATATTCGCGCAATAATTGGAGCATTAATGGAGAAGATTTAGCAATAAAGGACAGCAATTAAGGGAGCAATAATGAGCATTATTCCGGGTAATTAAGGCACAATATTAAGCATTGATGATGGAAGATCCGGCAGCTATTCAGCATTGAACTATATAAGAAGCACTTAGATCATTTGCAAAACATAAGATAATACACTAGCAATATTGAAATACAAGCTCAATTATAGATATTGATGCGAATTATACAATATTATAGTGACATCCTCTCTTGACTTgttgcccgtggttttttcccatttaagggttttccacgtacaaattctttgtcttattattgtctATTTACCTTACTTTATTCTTCTAATTTCACACCATGTCGTACATACTCACGGCTAAgtttgagctagttaaccctaccctgacctgatttcgccttgtgtaaaatccatacaaaacaatcTTGTATGGATCCACCTAAGGAAGGAAAGATTCCCTACTAAGAGGACGAATAAGCTGATGCCTAGAGCAGAGGGTCCTTTTGAAGTCATTGAGAAAATTGGTCCAAATGCTTACAAGATAGACCTTCCTGGTGAGTATGGGGTGCATGGAACATTGAATGTGGGAGACCTGAGTCCTTACTATGGTGAATCTGATGATGAAGAGGGACCAGACTTATGGTCAAGCCCTTTTCATGAAGGGGAGGCTGCAGCAGGAGCTGAATCAGGGGTTTACAACCCTGACCAAGCTACAGACCAAGTCCAAGCAACCTCCAATGATCCACCACCAGCACAGCCTGTCAAGAGGTTCACCAGGTCTAACTTTCAGCTGCCTATATGGCCAACTAGAGGAGGCCTTAACTAAGTCCATCCAGAGTCTCAAACATCCAAGATCAGCCAAGGAAATGCAAGGGAAAATCAGCACAGAAAACAAGCAAGGACCACCAGTCACATGCTGCTGACAAGAGATGATAAAGCATTAAGCAGACTTTCCATTTTTGGGGAGGCAATTGTGGGACTGTCTTAGAAGGACCACTGCTCCTTTTCTCCTCAAAAACCTGTCGTAGAAAGGATACAAAAAGTCTTGACTTTGCTAGCAACCAAAGCAACAGTAATCTGTGCACAAAGAGGCAACTAACAAGGACAACATTCCATGCTTTATTAAGTCTGTTTCTTACCCATTGCTGTTTAAATTTTTACCTAGTAATTTTATTTCCAGCTTGTAATATATTTAAGATAGTTTGTACTTATATTAGATTAAATCTTGGCCCTTGGATCGTTAGGTTTTGAGCTGTAACTCAaagacaaggcctatataaggacctgtgtCTCAACTGATTGAAgcagattattttgaatgaaaaattagccttgagacttctctcatttctttcaaacttgtgttAAACTGTAGTTTGAATCCCTGGCTTGATAATTAACCTGTGATCTCTgtggttaattgatcaaagtcagttTGGCACCATTAAGTTGAACTTGTGCCTGTCTGTGGTTCagtttaattgtgttgagcaaAGTTTAAACTTTAATCATGTGTTCACTGTGGATTTGAGTCTGAAATTTGCTAAGTTATTATCTTGGATTTCCTGTGAATCTTTTGTGGAAATTTAGGATTTTGACTATATCATTTTATCACACAAACAAGTCCTATAAGTCAGTTGAGTCTGTTGTCTGCAATCTCAGGATTTCAGGCTGTTTAAGTTGATATTAAAATTACTTAGAGTCCTTCAAATTCATGAGATTTGGCTCAGTTTTAGTTTGATATTTAAACTTCATTGTCACAAAATTTCAGATTTTTCTAAGATCATTTGGTATTTTTAACTTATCCTACAAGCCAGATAGCATTATTGCCTGTCCCTAGGCTTTATACTGcagattgtatctccgatttaccgcctcgggaaactgagatggtaacatctcctaattaccttagccgggtaagaagggggtgttacagatattGTGCTTCAGTCTTTGAATCAAAGTTATAATgattttattttgaattataatatGCATAACTTGGACAAATCTCTGAAAGAATTGCATGGGATGCTTAAGACAACCGAGCCTAGAATTAAGAAAGCTCCTACCTCTAATGTTCTGATGATACAGAAGGTAAAGGGATTTAAAAATCAAGGTTCGGATAAGGGTAAGAGTAAGAGTAAGGCAAATATTGCCAAACTCAAATCTAAGCCCAAGTCAGTAAAGGGTAAGCTTTCTGAAGAtgtatgtcattattgtaatgaaaaggggcattggaagaggaactgCAAAAGGTACTTGGAAGATGTGAAGAATGGAAGTGTGACTTCAGGTATTCATATTATAGAATTAAATGTTACTACTCGTTGTTCTACTTCTTCggtattagataccggttgtggttctcacatTTGTTGTAATGTGCAGGAACTAAAAAGGAGTAGATCATTGGCTAAAGGTGAAGTTGACCTACGTGTGGGCAATGGTTAAGAGTTGCTGCTTTAGCTGAAGGAACATTTCATTTATCGTTGCCTTCTGGCTTAGTTTTAGAACTAGATAATTGTTATCATGTACCTGCAATAGCaggaatattatttctgtttcgtGTTTGGACATGAATGGTTTTGATATTcgaataaaagacaaatgttgttCTATTATGCGTAATGGTATTTTATATGGTCAAGCTCATATTGTTGATGGACTATATGTTCTAAATTTAACTAAGCAGGTCTATAACATAaatgccaaaagattaaaaactAATGATTCTAATCCTACTTATCTCTGGCACTGTCGTTTGGATcatataaatgagaaacgcgtacaAAAGCTTCATATTcatttgattttgaatcatttgaGAGATGTAAGTATTATTTGTTTGGCAAAATGACAAAAACGCCTTTTACTGGTTACAGTGAGAGGGCGGCTGATTTATTAGGCCTTATACATTCCGATGTTTGTGGTCCAATGAGTCATACTTCTAGAGGTGGATTTCAGTATTTCATAACATTTACTGATGATTTCAGTAGATATGGTTATGTTTACTTGATGAAACACAAGTCTgaatcctttgaaaaattcaaagaatttcagaaTGAGGTGCGGAATTAGCTTGGCAAGATAATTAAAGCTTTATGATCTGATCGTGGAGGAGAATACTTGAGCCAGGTGTTTGGTGATCATCATAGAGGTTGTGGAATCGTTTCACAACTAACTCCACCAGGAACACCACAATGGAATGGTGTGTCTGAGAGGAGGAATCGGACTttgcttgatatggttcggtctatgatgagtcatgCTAGTCTTCAAATTTCATTTTGGGGTTATGCACTTGAATTTTGCGTTCACACTTAAAAGGTGTCCATTAAAATCGGTAGAAAAGACACCGTATGAGATATGGACTGGAAACATTCCTAAGATGTCTTTCCTAAAGATTTGGGGTTGCGAGGTTTTTGTAAGGAAGTTAATTCCTGAAAAACTTGGCACCAAATCCGACAAATACTTCTTTGTAAGGTATCCTAAGGAGACTAAAGGGTACTATTTCTACAACCCATCTGAGGGAAAAGTGTTTGTAGCTCGGTATGGTGTGTTTTTGGAAAAAGAATTTCGTTCCAAAGGAACCAGTGGGAGTAGAGTTGATCTCGAAGAAATTTGAGAGACACAGGAAATTCCTCCACCTAATGAAGAGGAACAATGTTTAAATTTACAAAGAAGTTGTAGTTTCtactcctgtggaacccgccctACGTAGATCTGAAAGATCTAATTTTGGTAAGGATCCCGTAAGATATGGATTCTTAGTGACTGAGCATCGTGATCTACTTTTGATAGAGAATGATGAGCCAAGGTCATATAAAGAAGCAATGATGGGCTCTGACTCCGAAAAATGgattgaggccatgaaatccgaaatggaatCTATGTATCATAACCAAGTATGGACTTTGGTTAATCCACCCGATGGTGTTAAAACCATTTGAGTGTAAATGGGTCTTCAAGAATAAGATTGACATGGATAGAAATGTGGATATAGATAAGGCGCGACTTGTAGCTAAAGGTTTCAAGCAAATTCATGGTATTGACTATGATGAAGCCTATTTTCCATTAGCGATGCTTAAGTCTATTCGGATTCTCCTAGcagttgctgcatttcatgattatgaaatttggcaaatggatgtgaaaacagcTTTTCTTAATGGAAATCTGCAAGAGGATGTGTACATGACACAGCCTGAAGGTTTCACAACACATGCTGGGAAGATTTGCAAGCTTCAACGATCCATttatggattgaagcaagcatctcggagttggaatcttcGTTTTAATCAGGCGATCAAAGAGTTTGGTTTCCTTAGAAACGAAGAAGAACCATGTGTGTACAAGAAGAATAGTGGGAGTGCAGTTGCATTTCTGGTTCTTTATGTCGATGCATTCTCCTTAtgggaatgacattccaatgCTACAGTCCGTTAAAGACTGGCTTAGAAGTTGTTTTTCCATGAAGGATATGGATGATGCAGCTTACATCTTGGGCATTAGGATCTATAGAGATAAACCTAACAGACTTATTGGTCTGAATCAAAGCACTTATATAGATAAGGTGATTCGGCGTTTCAATATGATTGATTCCAAGAGAGGTTTATTGCCTATGCCTCATGGCATTACTCTTAGCAAGACTCAGTGTCCTTCGACACCTGATGAGAAAGAGCGCATGAGTAAAATTTCATATGCTTCCGCCATAGGTTCTATCATGTATGTCATGTTATGCACTCGTCCTGATGTAGcttatgcattgagtatgacgagtagataccAAAATAATCCCGGTGAAGGTCACTGGACAACTGCCAAGAATATCCTAAAGTATCTTAAGAGAACTAAGGATATGTTCTTGGTATTTGGTGGGGATGAAGTGCTCGTTTTAAGTGGCTACACCGATACTAGTTTTCAGACTAATAGAGATGATTCTTGATCTCAATCTGGATATGTATTCTTGCTAAATGGTGGAGTTGTTAGCtgaaagagttccaaacaggatacTGTGGctgattctacaacagaggctgagtataTTGCTACTTCATAAGCAACAAAGGAAGTTGTTTGGATTCAAAAATTTGTTTGTGAACTTGGAGTTATTCCTAGCATTTCTAGTCCAAtagatgtttattgtgataataaTGGTGCTATTGCACAAGCTAAGGAACCGAGGTcacatcaaaaatcaaaacacATAGAGAGAAGATATCACCTTATCAGAGAGATCATTGATAGAGGTGATGTTAAGATATGCAGAGTACCGACTGATGCAAATGTTGCATATCCCTTAACAAAGCCTCTCCCGCAGTCTAAGCATGAGACTCATAGAGCTGCCATTGGTCTAAGATGCATTATCGAGTGGTCTTAGTCCTATTATGAGATATTTGTTTTAGTGGGAGTTTATTTGACATGTTTAATTGGTTATATATAACATTTACTTCATTTATTCAATAAAattattatttgattttattcattttattgtttaattaaaaGTTTGTTCCACTATAGTCAACATTGATTAAATAGATCACTAAGTACGTGGCTTAGTATTGGAACTCTATTTGGATGATGTTTTTTTATTATAGTCTCTAATCAGGGCATTAAATTGGAACACTTGAATGCCTAAAATGATTAGTATATGAGCTGGTTGATGACTAAGTTCCTTAAGTCATGATATTGAGATATCAAACCAGGCACATAGGGTATATGTTAGAGAACATGTATTAGACAGACCCGTTAAGAACTTTAATTACTAAGGATTCGCTTAGTGTTAGTAAAGTTTCTTATCACTAGTTAGTAGTGAATATACAGTCTTTAGACCTGAGTTTTTCACTTTCTGTACATTCTAAGTAGTTTTTTTTGACACTGTCAAATGTCAGCCGTGACTGGTGACTATAACGGCAATGCTTGGACTTATTATGGATCATGTGATAGGATGTGGTTAAACAACATGAGATTTTTTTCTTCCTTACTGAAGGGAGTTTATTGTTTCTGGCCTCTCGAATAGTGTGAATTGTAAAATGCGTGGCCGCGCTCAGACGAGGTGATTGTCAGTCGTCTGCTTTAACAATTCAACTTAGAGATTCGAGAAAAATGATTGGGACATATAAGATTGACACTTTTCCTATCTTAGTCTTGATTGGAACAATAGTAGCAAAGAGACGGTTTTAATTGGACACAGTACAAGTGGGAGTATGTCCGGAGTCCAATTAAGGTAATCCGGTTTATATTCTAGTTAACCGTAACGTTTTGCTAGAAGCCGCTTACGGACCGAGTATTAAATGAGTTTAAGGACTCGTGTAGAATTAAACGGGCCCATTGGGTCACACACAAGATGAATACGGTGTTTCCTTTTACAGTCGGACTGAAATATGGAAATAGGGCTCTAATTAGATTAGGCTCAGCTGCGATTaaagttagggtttgattaggaaacTGAGTAATTACTCCCCTATATATAGAGATATAAGGGAGTCAGTTTTATCCTATTCCTCTGTGAGAAATAACTAACCCTACCTTGTGTAATAGCATACAAATCGCATCTCCTATTCATACGTGTGGATACTAGTGGAGGCACTACAATTAGGGTGCTCGTGATTATTTGTAGCAGTTGGGTTATTCTGATCTGgttcttatttttcttatttgcTGGATATTATTTGCTCACGGATTAATTCCGCTGCAAGGTAATTCGACTGCCCTCTTTATTTAGTTTAATTCTGATTTCTAACATGCATATGATCCTGGAGATTTGTCTATTAAAATCGTTTTAAGGACCGACAAATACCATCACCCTCCAAACTTCAAAGATTGTTTTCCTGTCTACTTGGTATTTTGCTGCAAGGATGTTTATTGAACCTCTTACTGGCTTGCGATCCTTGCTATTCTCGAATAAATAGCATCCTATTCTATGTCTATCATCATTTGATAGACTTGGGCCACGTATTTTTTTATTAATGTTGGTAagtttactctttttttttacagCCTTTTTATTATTCTTGATATTTTTTTCCTTAAACTTGTTATTAACAGTTTTTTGAAGTGCGGATGAtggaagagaagaagaagaagaatatggAAGAGAGGAAGAATATGGAATAGAAGTTGTAAATTATGTAGTGTATATAGGGAAATGTAATCATATATCCTGTGTACTAATTTAGGGAACCAAGGTTTTTGGAGGGAACATTTATGACTTATTAAATTTCCTCCTCATTGTATTTTGGAGGGAGATGAAAAGTTTGATGTGTACTTAATTGACTTAACCATTCTCTTAAGCATTTCAGTTTACAAGCTTAATCAAGCCCCACTTGTATCTCCTTCAatactttttcattctttaatgAACTTCCTTAAAATTTGTGCAAAATGGAATGAGGTGAAAATAGAAAAATGGAGGGGTATTAAACtagacaataataaaaattaagaaTAACCATGTTTTTATaagtaaattttttttaaaaaaaaataatttgtaAAAAGGCGTTAGTCATACCCGTGATGACCCTAAAAGCGACCCGAAACCCGTATTttacaaacccgaaatagaccttACCCGTATTTTACCCAAACCCGAAATGACCGAACATATAACCCGTTTGTTCGACCCGTTTGATAGGTCTAAATATAAATTATAGAATAAAACGGGCTCATACTATGAGACGATTTGTTTTTATCTTTTTACAAAATGGAATTTATTTGGGGAAAAAATGCACCACTTAAAAAATTGCAGAAAATTGGTgcaaaagaaaacaaagaaaataaaaaagggtGTGGAATGTGGATAAGCGGAATTGGGGTGAGTTGTGAGGCTATCCACCTCCAGAGATAACAAGAATGGCAACAACACAACTTTAGTATACTTGTTAATAATcccaagaacaagaacaaaaaccaaagcaaaGAAATAAAGAGAT
Protein-coding sequences here:
- the LOC141618321 gene encoding uncharacterized protein LOC141618321; this encodes MHNLDKSLKELHGMLKTTEPRIKKAPTSNVLMIQKVKGFKNQGSDKGKSKSKANIAKLKSKPKSVKGKLSEDVCHYCNEKGHWKRNCKRYLEDVKNGSVTSGTKKE